Proteins encoded within one genomic window of Pseudomonas cannabina:
- the urtA gene encoding urea ABC transporter substrate-binding protein, with protein MHNDKRRLIKHALLLGAISLLPFSLLSQAQAADAVKVGIIHSLTGTMAISEASVVDAEKLAIEEINASGGVMGKTIEPIIEDGARDWPTFAEKARKLLENDHVAVTFGAFTSASRKAVLPVFERNKGLLYYPTFYEGLEKSPAIIYTGAEASQQTLAAVTWLMANKGKSVYLVGSDYIWPRTTNKLARASVSKQGGSIVGEDYLPLGAIEFSSVINKIKVAKPDIVLSTIVGGSNVAFYKQLKAAGIDSSSQTLMALAVTEEEVTGIGAENLVGFLTCMSYFQSLKNPVNEKFVQAFKNRYGQQRVVGDPMAAAYTAVYLWKKAVEKAGSFDVPAVIAASSEMTLDAPEGEIKVHKDNHHLWKRARIGTLNAQGQVDVIYESAPIEPNPFPKL; from the coding sequence ATGCATAACGACAAACGCCGTTTGATCAAGCATGCCCTGTTGCTGGGCGCGATCAGCCTGCTGCCGTTTTCCCTGCTCAGTCAGGCGCAGGCGGCCGACGCTGTGAAGGTCGGGATTATTCACTCGCTGACCGGCACCATGGCCATCAGTGAAGCGTCGGTGGTCGACGCCGAAAAGCTCGCCATCGAGGAGATCAACGCCAGTGGCGGTGTGATGGGTAAAACCATCGAGCCGATCATCGAGGACGGTGCCAGAGACTGGCCAACCTTCGCCGAAAAAGCGCGCAAACTGCTGGAGAACGACCACGTTGCGGTGACCTTTGGCGCCTTCACCTCGGCGTCGCGCAAAGCGGTGCTGCCGGTCTTCGAGCGCAACAAAGGCCTGCTCTACTACCCGACTTTCTATGAAGGGCTGGAAAAATCCCCGGCCATCATCTACACCGGCGCGGAAGCCTCGCAGCAAACCCTCGCCGCCGTGACCTGGCTGATGGCCAACAAAGGCAAAAGCGTCTATCTGGTCGGCTCCGACTACATCTGGCCGCGCACCACCAACAAGCTGGCGCGAGCCTCAGTGAGCAAACAGGGCGGCTCGATTGTCGGCGAGGATTACCTGCCGCTGGGGGCCATCGAGTTTTCCTCGGTGATCAACAAAATCAAGGTCGCCAAACCGGACATCGTGCTGTCGACCATCGTCGGCGGCTCCAACGTGGCGTTCTACAAACAGCTCAAGGCCGCCGGGATCGACAGCAGTAGCCAGACGCTCATGGCGCTGGCCGTCACCGAGGAAGAAGTCACCGGCATCGGTGCGGAAAACCTCGTCGGCTTTCTGACCTGCATGAGCTACTTCCAGAGCCTGAAAAATCCGGTCAACGAGAAATTCGTCCAGGCCTTCAAAAACCGCTACGGCCAGCAGCGCGTGGTCGGCGACCCGATGGCCGCGGCCTACACGGCGGTGTACCTGTGGAAGAAAGCGGTCGAGAAAGCCGGCAGCTTTGATGTACCGGCGGTCATTGCCGCGTCTTCGGAAATGACCCTCGACGCCCCCGAGGGCGAAATCAAGGTGCACAAGGACAACCACCACCTGTGGAAACGTGCGCGCATCGGCACCCTCAATGCGCAGGGCCAGGTGGACGTGATCTACGAGTCCGCGCCCATCGAGCCCAACCCGTTTCCAAAACTCTGA
- the urtB gene encoding urea ABC transporter permease subunit UrtB: protein MTLDTLVMQVFSGFSLFSVLVLMALGLTIVFGLMGVINMAHGELMAMGSYATYVTSVVFQRYFPELIGWYFIIGIGVAFVVTFAFGFLLERCFIRFMYNRPLDTLLATWGLSLVLQQLFRQVFGPKEVSVPTVQWLQGAWKVSEGLELPLNRIFIIGLTFVIAAAVFLFLYRSRWGLRIRAVTQNRAMAGAAGINTARVDSVTFALGCGLAGIAGSSFTMLASTGPVSGQQYLVDTFIVVVFGGVESLLGTFLSAFAIGQTQISLEYLTTGSMAKAITLLVVIVLLFFRPNGLFTTKVRR, encoded by the coding sequence ATGACTCTCGATACGCTGGTAATGCAAGTCTTCAGCGGCTTCTCGCTGTTTTCGGTGCTGGTGCTGATGGCACTCGGGCTGACCATCGTGTTCGGCCTGATGGGGGTGATCAACATGGCCCACGGTGAACTGATGGCAATGGGCTCATACGCGACCTACGTCACTTCGGTGGTGTTTCAGCGCTACTTCCCCGAGCTCATAGGCTGGTACTTCATCATCGGCATCGGGGTGGCCTTCGTGGTGACGTTTGCCTTCGGCTTTCTGCTGGAGCGCTGTTTCATTCGCTTCATGTACAACCGCCCGCTGGACACGCTGCTGGCCACCTGGGGCCTGTCGCTGGTGTTGCAACAACTGTTTCGTCAGGTGTTCGGCCCCAAGGAAGTCAGCGTGCCCACCGTGCAATGGCTGCAGGGCGCGTGGAAAGTCAGCGAGGGGCTGGAACTGCCGCTGAACCGGATTTTCATCATCGGCCTGACCTTTGTCATCGCCGCTGCCGTGTTTCTGTTTTTGTACCGCAGTCGCTGGGGCCTGCGTATCCGGGCCGTGACCCAGAACCGGGCGATGGCCGGTGCCGCCGGGATCAACACCGCGCGGGTCGATTCAGTGACCTTCGCGCTGGGTTGCGGCCTGGCGGGCATCGCCGGCAGCTCGTTCACCATGCTCGCCTCCACCGGTCCGGTGAGCGGCCAGCAGTATCTGGTCGACACCTTCATCGTCGTCGTGTTCGGCGGCGTCGAAAGCCTGCTCGGCACGTTCCTCTCGGCCTTCGCCATCGGCCAGACGCAGATTTCGCTGGAATACCTCACCACCGGCTCCATGGCCAAGGCGATCACCTTGCTGGTGGTCATCGTGCTGCTGTTCTTCCGCCCCAACGGCCTGTTCACCACGAAAGTGAGACGTTGA
- the urtC gene encoding urea ABC transporter permease subunit UrtC yields the protein MNNMTEKPLAATPIKAARTSWLSAGWLPLIERYSLIWLSLLLLVVLPLLLGDFRLGLAGKYLSLAFCAVGMVMIWGYGGILSLGQGIFFGLGSYMMAMYLKLEATATDEAASALAAFYGSALPDFMIWNSVEALPWWWKPFESATFTLAAILILPALLAFLFSYAYFKKRVGGVYFSIITLSLASIMSIMIIGQQGYTGGVNGLTDFKTVFGLSLKTQQTPWILYLITTLLLLASVAMCGFILRSRLGKVIVAIRDREDRVRFSGYNTALFKAFIFAVAALISALGGVMFTLQVGLASPSLVGIIPSTEIVIYAALGGRLSLVGAVYGTLLIGAAKTYLSENFVSFWQYFIGFLFMGVVLFLPTGLAGLLQRLSNKEVQS from the coding sequence ATGAACAACATGACTGAAAAGCCGCTGGCCGCAACGCCGATCAAAGCGGCCCGAACGAGCTGGTTGAGCGCTGGCTGGTTACCGCTGATCGAACGTTACAGCCTGATCTGGCTGTCGCTGTTATTGCTGGTGGTACTGCCACTGCTGCTGGGCGATTTTCGGCTCGGCCTGGCGGGCAAATACCTGAGCCTGGCGTTCTGCGCCGTGGGCATGGTGATGATCTGGGGTTACGGCGGCATTCTCAGCCTCGGCCAGGGGATTTTCTTCGGCCTGGGCAGCTACATGATGGCGATGTACCTGAAGCTTGAAGCCACCGCCACGGACGAAGCCGCCAGCGCCCTCGCCGCGTTCTATGGCTCGGCACTGCCGGACTTCATGATCTGGAACAGCGTCGAAGCCCTGCCCTGGTGGTGGAAGCCATTCGAATCGGCAACCTTCACCCTGGCCGCGATTCTGATCCTGCCTGCGCTGCTGGCGTTTCTGTTCAGCTACGCGTACTTCAAGAAGCGCGTCGGCGGCGTGTACTTCTCGATCATCACCCTGTCGCTGGCTTCGATCATGTCGATCATGATCATCGGCCAGCAGGGCTACACCGGCGGCGTCAACGGCCTGACCGACTTCAAGACCGTGTTCGGCCTGAGCCTGAAAACGCAGCAGACCCCGTGGATTCTCTACCTGATCACCACGCTGTTGCTGCTGGCCAGCGTAGCGATGTGCGGGTTCATCCTGCGCAGCCGCCTGGGCAAGGTGATCGTGGCGATCCGCGACCGCGAAGACCGGGTGCGTTTTTCTGGCTACAACACCGCGCTGTTCAAGGCGTTCATCTTTGCCGTAGCAGCGCTGATCTCGGCGCTGGGTGGCGTGATGTTCACCTTGCAGGTCGGCCTGGCCTCGCCGTCACTGGTGGGCATCATTCCGTCCACCGAAATCGTCATCTACGCCGCGCTGGGCGGTCGCCTGTCACTGGTCGGCGCGGTGTACGGCACGCTGCTGATCGGCGCGGCCAAAACCTACCTGTCAGAGAACTTCGTCAGTTTCTGGCAGTACTTCATCGGCTTTCTGTTCATGGGCGTGGTGCTGTTCCTGCCGACCGGGCTGGCCGGCTTGCTGCAACGCCTGAGCAACAAGGAGGTGCAGTCATGA
- the urtD gene encoding urea ABC transporter ATP-binding protein UrtD → MSAMLLSVEDLTVSFDGFKAVDSLNFYVEENQVHVVIGPNGAGKTTLLDMICGKTRPSAGRIRFKDLQLESMIEYQITRAGVGRKFQNPSVYEDLTVRENLDISSPDKRGIFNCLFAGKNAALNSEIEQTAEMIFLKDQLGRKAGLLSHGQKQWLEIGMLLMQRPELLLLDEPVAGMSAGEREKTAGLLKLIAKGRAMVIIEHDMEFVKSVADKVTVLHQGKTLAYGSMDQVQKDPRVIDVYLGH, encoded by the coding sequence ATGAGCGCGATGTTACTGAGTGTCGAAGACCTGACCGTGTCATTCGACGGCTTCAAGGCGGTCGACAGCCTCAACTTCTATGTCGAGGAAAACCAGGTGCATGTGGTGATCGGCCCCAACGGCGCGGGCAAGACCACCCTGCTCGACATGATCTGCGGCAAGACCCGCCCCAGCGCAGGCCGGATTCGTTTCAAGGACCTGCAGCTGGAAAGCATGATCGAGTACCAGATCACCCGCGCAGGCGTGGGGCGCAAGTTTCAGAACCCGTCGGTGTACGAAGACCTCACCGTGCGCGAAAACCTCGATATTTCCTCGCCGGACAAACGCGGCATCTTCAATTGCCTGTTCGCTGGCAAGAATGCCGCGCTGAACAGCGAGATCGAACAGACCGCCGAAATGATCTTTCTCAAGGACCAGTTGGGGCGCAAGGCCGGGCTGCTGTCCCATGGCCAGAAGCAGTGGCTGGAGATCGGCATGCTGCTGATGCAGCGCCCGGAGTTACTGCTGCTGGACGAACCGGTGGCCGGCATGAGCGCAGGCGAACGGGAGAAAACCGCCGGCCTGCTCAAGCTCATCGCCAAGGGCCGGGCAATGGTGATCATCGAGCACGACATGGAGTTCGTGAAATCGGTGGCCGACAAGGTCACCGTCCTGCATCAGGGCAAGACCCTGGCCTACGGCTCGATGGATCAGGTGCAGAAAGATCCTCGCGTCATCGACGTCTATCTGGGGCACTGA
- the urtE gene encoding urea ABC transporter ATP-binding subunit UrtE encodes MLNVSNLNVYYGDSHVLRDLSLELAPGESLAIMGRNGMGKTTLLRSLVGMLPTRSGSITLAGQELTGSKSYDRVAAGVGFVPQGRMIFPYLSVEENILSGMQGAPAASIPDYIFEYFPVLFEMRRRKGGNLSGGQQQQLAIARALVSNPKVLVLDEPTEGIQPSIIKDIAKALNLLKKERGFSLIVSEQVLSFAMAVADRYLIIEKGEFVHSEVRETVDRERILRYLTI; translated from the coding sequence ATGCTGAATGTTTCCAACCTCAACGTGTATTACGGCGATAGCCATGTGCTGCGCGACCTCAGTCTGGAACTGGCGCCGGGCGAATCGCTGGCGATCATGGGCCGCAATGGCATGGGCAAGACCACGCTGTTGCGCAGCCTGGTGGGCATGCTGCCGACCCGCAGCGGCAGCATCACGCTGGCCGGGCAGGAATTGACCGGCAGCAAGAGCTACGACCGCGTCGCTGCCGGCGTCGGCTTTGTGCCGCAAGGGCGGATGATCTTTCCCTACCTGAGCGTCGAGGAAAACATCCTCAGCGGCATGCAGGGCGCCCCCGCCGCGTCCATTCCCGACTACATCTTCGAATACTTCCCGGTGCTGTTCGAGATGCGCCGACGCAAGGGCGGCAACCTCTCCGGTGGCCAGCAGCAACAGTTGGCCATCGCGCGGGCGCTGGTTTCCAACCCCAAGGTGCTGGTGCTCGACGAGCCCACCGAAGGCATTCAGCCCTCGATCATCAAGGACATCGCCAAGGCGCTCAACCTGCTGAAAAAGGAGCGCGGCTTTTCGCTGATTGTTTCCGAGCAGGTGCTGTCGTTCGCCATGGCCGTGGCGGACCGCTACCTGATCATCGAAAAAGGCGAATTCGTGCACAGCGAAGTCCGCGAAACCGTCGATCGCGAGCGCATTTTGCGCTACCTGACCATCTGA
- the ureE gene encoding urease accessory protein UreE: protein MLILDRILGQASDPALADRLHDLNHAGQVETLSLSGSDIQRHRLRLASDRGTDCAIRLERHQQLRNGSVLMLDSQRAIVVQMQDQQYLDLLPRDSAAALELGYFAGNMHWAVRFAGDTLQLPLNGPEADYLERLAPMLADGRVRRA, encoded by the coding sequence ATGCTGATACTCGACCGCATTCTCGGCCAGGCCAGCGACCCTGCCCTCGCCGACCGCCTGCACGACCTGAACCACGCCGGCCAGGTGGAAACCCTGAGCCTGTCGGGCAGTGACATTCAGCGTCATCGCCTGCGCCTGGCCAGCGACCGGGGCACAGACTGCGCCATACGCCTGGAGCGCCATCAGCAATTGCGTAACGGCTCGGTGCTGATGCTCGACAGTCAGCGCGCCATCGTCGTGCAGATGCAGGATCAGCAATACCTCGACCTGCTGCCACGGGACTCGGCGGCGGCGCTGGAACTGGGCTATTTCGCCGGCAACATGCACTGGGCGGTGCGCTTTGCCGGCGACACCCTGCAACTCCCGCTCAATGGTCCTGAAGCCGATTACCTTGAGCGCCTGGCGCCGATGCTCGCCGACGGCCGGGTACGGCGCGCATGA
- a CDS encoding urease accessory protein UreF, which produces MNALGSLLLALQQADSFFPSGAVAWSWGLETLVADGRLGAGERVTARRRQRAARLDRSAEVRGFVEGQLRHRWNSFDRVFLLAARNAADNVSALIDMDAQIEALTLAEELRQGSRRVGQALLGVHVALGTPGAAAYQQQVLAGNAPGHLPVVQGLLWNRLGMHREHCQLAAAHGLCTGLVSAAVRLGVMGHIDAQRVLTDIQPLITELLALEPPDPDDACGFTPLAEIAVMRHETQDLRLFAN; this is translated from the coding sequence ATGAATGCCTTGGGCAGCCTGCTGCTGGCCCTGCAACAGGCCGACAGTTTCTTTCCAAGCGGCGCGGTCGCTTGGTCGTGGGGGCTGGAAACCTTGGTAGCCGATGGGCGACTGGGGGCAGGCGAAAGGGTCACCGCGCGACGTCGTCAACGCGCCGCTCGCCTCGACCGCAGCGCCGAGGTGCGCGGTTTTGTCGAAGGCCAGTTGCGCCATCGCTGGAACAGTTTTGACCGAGTGTTTCTGCTCGCGGCACGGAATGCTGCCGATAACGTTTCTGCGCTGATAGACATGGACGCGCAAATCGAAGCCCTGACCCTCGCCGAGGAATTGCGCCAAGGTTCCCGCCGTGTCGGCCAGGCCTTACTGGGCGTGCACGTCGCGCTGGGTACGCCGGGGGCGGCGGCTTATCAGCAACAGGTGCTGGCGGGCAACGCGCCGGGGCATTTGCCGGTGGTGCAAGGCCTGCTCTGGAACCGCTTGGGCATGCACCGCGAGCACTGCCAGTTGGCTGCCGCGCACGGGTTGTGTACCGGGCTGGTCAGCGCTGCCGTACGTCTCGGGGTGATGGGCCACATCGATGCGCAGCGCGTGCTGACCGATATCCAGCCGCTGATTACTGAACTGCTGGCGCTGGAACCGCCGGACCCGGACGACGCCTGCGGCTTCACGCCCCTGGCCGAAATCGCCGTGATGCGCCACGAAACCCAGGACTTGCGCCTGTTTGCCAACTGA
- a CDS encoding urease subunit beta, whose amino-acid sequence MLLTPTELERLTLYTAAELSRKRRGKGLRLNFPEASALIADEILEGAREGRSVAELIGFGSTILNTDDVMPGVADLLPVLQVEGTFPDGTKLVTVHQPIRPGKLPLAIMPTPGEILSPDSDIQLNSGRPTATLRAINTGDRPVQIGSHYHFFEVNKALDFPRETAFGMHLDIPAGTAVRFEPGELREVQLVQFGGTGDIHGFSGLTNGNLHDPACKQAALERARAQHFKGA is encoded by the coding sequence ATGCTGCTGACCCCGACCGAGCTTGAACGGCTCACGCTATACACCGCTGCCGAGCTGTCACGCAAACGCCGTGGCAAAGGCCTGCGCCTGAATTTTCCGGAAGCCTCGGCGCTGATCGCCGACGAAATTCTTGAGGGCGCACGCGAAGGTCGCAGCGTCGCCGAGCTGATCGGTTTCGGTTCGACCATCCTCAACACCGACGACGTCATGCCGGGCGTGGCCGACTTGCTGCCGGTGCTGCAAGTCGAAGGCACCTTTCCGGACGGCACCAAGCTGGTCACCGTGCACCAGCCGATCAGGCCGGGCAAACTGCCGCTCGCGATCATGCCGACACCTGGCGAAATACTTTCGCCGGACAGCGACATCCAGCTCAACAGTGGCCGCCCGACCGCGACGCTGCGCGCGATCAACACCGGTGACCGGCCGGTGCAGATCGGCAGCCACTACCACTTCTTCGAGGTCAACAAAGCGCTGGACTTCCCCCGCGAAACAGCCTTCGGCATGCACCTGGACATCCCCGCTGGCACAGCGGTGCGCTTCGAGCCGGGCGAATTGCGCGAGGTGCAACTGGTGCAGTTCGGCGGGACTGGCGACATCCACGGCTTCAGCGGCCTGACCAACGGCAACCTGCACGACCCGGCCTGCAAACAGGCAGCGCTGGAACGTGCTCGCGCCCAACATTTCAAGGGAGCCTGA
- the ureC gene encoding urease subunit alpha: MATMTRKEYAAMYGPTTGDAVRLGDTSLLAEVEFDHSVPGDECLHGGGKTLRDGMGLMLGHDSADGALDMLICNALIIDPVIGIVKGDIGIKDGKIVAIGKAGNPQIMDGVHPQLICGVATTVRDAEGLIVTPGGIDVHVHFDSAQLCDHALAAGLTTLIGGSLGPITVGIDCGGEWNVGKMLQAAEAWPINFGFLGRGNSSKPESLLGQLRGGCLGLKIHEDWGAMPAVIDTCLNVADEYDLQVQLHTDTLNESGFLEDTLAAIGDRTIHMYHTEGAGGGHAPDIISVAGKSNCIPSSTNPTNPYTVNTFDEHLDMIMVCHHLNPDVPEDVAFAESRVRPQTIAAEDILHDTGAISILGSDSQGMGRINEVICRTWQLASKMKDQRGSLPEEATALGDNERIKRYIAKYTINAARVFGIDSYIGSLEPGKLADLVLWRPAFFGIKPELVVKGGFIVHGVMGDSAASLYTCEPLVMRPQWGAFGEAKQALSVNFVNRLAVEADTAARLGLKKKLLPAFGTRTLRKSDMLHNDACPDIRVDPQTFDVYADGERLYCEPVSEVPLAQRYMLR, encoded by the coding sequence ATGGCGACGATGACCCGCAAGGAATACGCCGCCATGTACGGCCCCACCACGGGCGATGCGGTGCGCCTGGGCGACACCTCGTTGCTGGCCGAGGTCGAATTCGACCACTCGGTGCCTGGCGATGAATGCCTGCACGGCGGCGGCAAGACCCTGCGCGACGGCATGGGCCTGATGCTCGGTCACGACAGCGCCGACGGAGCGCTCGACATGCTGATCTGCAACGCGCTGATCATCGACCCGGTGATCGGCATCGTCAAAGGCGACATCGGCATCAAGGACGGCAAGATCGTCGCCATCGGCAAGGCGGGCAATCCGCAGATCATGGACGGCGTACACCCGCAATTGATCTGCGGCGTCGCCACCACCGTGCGCGATGCCGAGGGCCTGATCGTCACCCCCGGCGGCATCGACGTGCATGTGCACTTCGACTCCGCGCAGCTCTGCGATCACGCACTGGCGGCGGGCCTGACCACGCTGATCGGTGGCTCGCTGGGGCCAATCACCGTGGGCATCGACTGCGGCGGCGAATGGAATGTCGGCAAAATGTTACAGGCCGCCGAAGCGTGGCCGATCAACTTCGGCTTTCTCGGGCGCGGCAATTCCAGCAAGCCCGAATCGCTGCTCGGGCAACTGCGCGGCGGCTGTCTGGGGCTGAAGATTCATGAAGACTGGGGCGCTATGCCGGCGGTGATCGACACCTGCCTGAACGTCGCCGACGAGTACGATCTTCAGGTCCAGTTGCACACCGACACGCTGAATGAGTCCGGGTTTCTCGAAGACACTCTGGCGGCCATCGGCGACCGCACCATCCACATGTACCACACCGAAGGCGCAGGCGGCGGGCATGCGCCGGACATCATCAGCGTGGCCGGCAAAAGCAACTGCATTCCCTCCTCGACCAACCCGACCAACCCTTACACGGTGAACACCTTCGACGAACACTTGGACATGATCATGGTCTGCCACCACCTCAATCCGGACGTACCGGAAGATGTGGCGTTCGCTGAATCGCGGGTGCGCCCGCAGACCATCGCCGCTGAAGACATTCTTCATGACACGGGTGCCATTTCGATTCTCGGCTCTGACAGCCAGGGCATGGGGCGCATCAACGAAGTCATCTGCCGCACCTGGCAACTGGCGTCGAAAATGAAGGATCAGCGCGGCAGTCTGCCGGAAGAAGCCACGGCACTGGGCGACAACGAACGGATCAAGCGTTACATCGCCAAATACACCATCAACGCCGCGCGGGTGTTCGGCATCGACAGCTACATCGGCTCGCTGGAGCCCGGCAAACTGGCCGATCTGGTGCTGTGGCGCCCCGCGTTCTTTGGCATCAAGCCGGAACTGGTGGTCAAGGGCGGCTTCATTGTGCACGGCGTGATGGGCGATTCTGCGGCCTCGCTGTACACCTGCGAACCCTTGGTGATGCGCCCGCAATGGGGCGCGTTCGGCGAAGCGAAACAGGCGCTGTCGGTCAATTTCGTCAACCGCCTGGCCGTCGAGGCCGACACTGCGGCCCGGCTGGGGCTCAAGAAAAAACTGCTGCCTGCGTTCGGCACCCGCACGTTGCGCAAGTCCGACATGCTGCACAACGACGCCTGCCCGGACATCCGCGTTGATCCACAAACTTTCGATGTGTATGCCGACGGCGAGCGTCTTTATTGCGAACCGGTCAGCGAAGTGCCCCTCGCGCAGCGCTACATGCTGCGCTGA
- the ureG gene encoding urease accessory protein UreG: MNPTMNTPIQHTDAQPHPGAARVGIGGPVGSGKTRLLEQLIPRFIARGIELAIITNDLATREDAERVQRSGLIDPQRVRAVETGACPHTAIREDPTLNLQMADELEARFGNLDLVLIESGGDNLASTFSLDLVDYWIFVIDVAGGDDIPRKRGPGVLNCDLLVVNKYDLAPYVGVDLPRMRRESADARNGRAVLFTNCATGEGVDEVVEAISRAVLFDRP, from the coding sequence ATGAACCCGACTATGAATACGCCCATCCAGCACACCGACGCACAACCCCACCCCGGTGCTGCGCGCGTCGGAATCGGCGGCCCGGTCGGCTCGGGCAAGACCCGTTTGCTGGAGCAACTGATTCCACGTTTTATCGCGCGAGGCATCGAACTGGCGATCATCACCAATGACCTCGCTACCCGCGAAGACGCCGAGCGGGTGCAGCGCAGCGGTCTGATCGACCCGCAGCGGGTACGCGCCGTGGAAACCGGTGCCTGCCCGCACACCGCGATCCGCGAAGACCCGACCCTTAACCTGCAAATGGCTGACGAACTGGAAGCCCGTTTCGGCAATCTCGACCTGGTGCTGATCGAATCCGGCGGCGATAACCTGGCTTCGACCTTTTCGCTGGACCTGGTGGACTACTGGATCTTCGTTATCGACGTTGCCGGTGGCGATGACATTCCGCGCAAACGTGGCCCCGGCGTCTTGAATTGTGACCTGCTGGTGGTCAACAAGTATGACCTGGCACCTTACGTCGGCGTCGACCTGCCGCGCATGCGTCGCGAATCTGCTGACGCGCGCAACGGCAGAGCGGTGCTGTTCACCAACTGCGCCACCGGTGAAGGCGTGGATGAAGTGGTCGAAGCCATCAGCCGCGCCGTGCTGTTTGATCGCCCATGA
- a CDS encoding urease accessory protein UreD produces MNAHSALLPVCKKTTAHIAFSKAPSGASYVSHQEVGYPFHLGRTLKLPQDPPGMAAIYLQSCSGGLFAGETLHLQLHAGPHTQVHVSTGAATVAHSMLEQPARQSVMLTAETGALLEYLPMATILFPQARLHSVVNVTLHPNARVMLCDAFCLHVPLGSAGLPGFYRADLHIHCPTGKLLAGDRLALTGADLHRRLPGVSAELQALATFMLVGQGLPVEDVKRALRDALRVVPESYLGVSALPNDCGVSVRIMTVDAVALRSALHLAWACARQQLTGIAPRVRRK; encoded by the coding sequence ATGAACGCCCATTCAGCATTGCTGCCCGTCTGTAAAAAAACCACGGCACACATTGCCTTCAGCAAAGCGCCTTCGGGTGCCAGTTATGTGTCTCATCAGGAGGTCGGCTACCCCTTCCACCTCGGGCGCACGCTGAAGCTGCCGCAAGACCCGCCCGGCATGGCGGCGATTTATCTGCAATCGTGCTCGGGCGGCCTGTTTGCCGGGGAAACGCTGCACCTGCAACTGCACGCCGGACCGCACACGCAGGTGCATGTCAGCACCGGCGCGGCAACGGTTGCGCACAGCATGCTTGAACAGCCCGCCCGGCAGAGCGTCATGCTGACCGCCGAAACCGGCGCGCTGCTGGAATACCTGCCGATGGCGACCATTCTGTTCCCGCAGGCACGGCTGCACAGTGTGGTCAACGTCACGCTGCACCCGAACGCACGCGTGATGCTCTGCGATGCATTCTGCTTGCACGTCCCGCTAGGCAGCGCAGGCTTACCCGGTTTTTATCGCGCCGATCTGCACATCCACTGCCCGACCGGAAAGTTGCTGGCCGGTGACCGACTGGCGTTGACCGGCGCAGACCTGCACCGTCGCTTGCCGGGGGTCAGCGCAGAGCTGCAGGCCTTGGCGACTTTCATGCTGGTGGGTCAGGGTTTGCCTGTGGAGGATGTGAAACGGGCCTTGCGCGACGCATTGCGCGTCGTTCCCGAGAGCTACCTGGGCGTCAGCGCCCTGCCGAACGATTGCGGCGTGTCGGTACGCATCATGACCGTCGATGCCGTGGCACTGCGCAGCGCCCTGCACCTGGCCTGGGCGTGCGCTCGCCAGCAACTGACCGGCATTGCGCCGCGGGTGCGGCGCAAATAA
- a CDS encoding NADPH-dependent F420 reductase, which produces MTIGIIGSGALGSGIARILASKGISAIISNSRGPESLASLVKELGESIKAGTVEEAARADIVFAAVRWVDAEKVLRSLPAWEGRIVIDATNPVEFIAPDSPDAKDPTNPLAAYGIKAVDLHGKYSSEIFRQFVPGARVVKAFNHLDANVFSAPDVAGGKRVLFYSGDDAAAKAEVRKIIEDTGFVPVDLGTLDMGGPLASLPFGSLAAQNFIRV; this is translated from the coding sequence ATGACTATTGGTATTATCGGTTCTGGCGCGCTGGGCTCAGGCATTGCTCGTATCCTTGCCAGCAAAGGCATTTCGGCCATTATTTCTAACAGTCGCGGCCCGGAGTCACTCGCCTCGCTGGTCAAGGAGCTGGGCGAATCCATCAAGGCAGGCACTGTGGAAGAGGCCGCACGTGCAGATATCGTCTTCGCCGCGGTGCGCTGGGTGGATGCAGAAAAAGTATTGCGCAGCCTGCCGGCCTGGGAAGGGCGCATCGTGATCGATGCAACCAACCCGGTGGAATTCATCGCTCCAGACTCCCCTGATGCAAAGGACCCGACCAACCCGCTCGCGGCCTATGGCATCAAGGCGGTAGATTTGCACGGCAAGTATTCAAGCGAAATCTTTCGTCAGTTCGTTCCGGGCGCGCGGGTCGTCAAGGCGTTCAACCACCTTGATGCCAATGTGTTCTCGGCGCCTGACGTAGCAGGCGGCAAGCGCGTGCTCTTCTACTCGGGTGATGATGCAGCGGCAAAAGCAGAAGTGCGCAAGATCATCGAGGACACCGGCTTCGTTCCGGTCGATCTGGGCACCCTTGATATGGGCGGCCCGTTGGCATCGCTTCCGTTCGGTTCGCTCGCTGCGCAGAACTTTATCCGGGTCTGA